The following DNA comes from Streptomyces sp. NBC_00273.
CCACTTCCGAAGGGACGGCCCGTCATGTCGGGAACTGCGGAACTCGCGGGGATCGCGGGAATCACTGGAATTGCGGGAAAGGTCGTCGCCATCACCGGCGCCGGCAGCGGCATCGGCGAGGCGACCGCCCTCCTGCTCGCCGAGCGGGGCGCGAAGGTGGTCCTCGGCGCACGACGCACCGAACGCCTCCGGGCGCTGGCCGCGCGGATCGAGCGGGCCGGTGGTCAAGCCGCATGGATCCGTACGGACGTGACGCGACGCGGCGACGTGGACGGCCTCGTCGGCCTGGCCCGAGAGCGTTACGGCAGGCTCGACGTACTCGTCAGCAACGCCGGGGTCGGACTCATCTCCCCGCTCGACGAACTGCGCGTCGACGAATGGGAGGAGATGATCGACGTCAACCTCAAGGGCGTCCTCTACGGGATCGCCGCGGCGCTCCCCCTCTTCCGGGAGCAGGGCTGCGGACACTTCGTCAACATCGTGTCCACCGCCGGTCTGCGCGTCGTGCCGCTCCAGTCGGTGTACGCGGGCACCAAGAACGCCGTGCGCACGATCTCCGAGGGCCTGCGCCAGGAGGCCGGGGACAGCCTGCGCGTGACCGTCGTGTCGCCCGGGGCCGTCCGCACGGACTTCACGGAGCGCATGGGACCGGAGGCCCGGGCCCGGATCGACCGGATGATGGAGACCGCGCTGTCGCCGGACGCGGTGGCACGGGCCGTCGCCTTCGCCGTCGAGCAGCCGGACGGTGTCGACGTGGGCGACATCGTCGTGCGCCCCACCGCGCAGGCCTGAGCGGAGGGACCGGCTCCGGCCGCGGCGGGCCGTGCCGGTCCCCGGGGGCCGTGTTCCTACGGGGCCATCTCGTACGTGCCGGACAGCGCCTCGACCCGCGCCCAGACGCGCGCCGCCCGCTCCTCGTCGACGACGGGACGCCGGACCGCGCCCAGCGCCCATTCCTGCTGGGCCGCCGTCGCGGAGTCCTTGCCGTACAGCTCGACCGCATGGCCGGAGAAGTCGCGCACCAGGACGGAGAACAGCTCGTCGAGCACCGACCCGTCCAGGTCCGTCAGGCGGGCCTGCTCCAGGATCAGCTGTCCGTACACGACCAACGCGAAGAGCTGGCCCACGGAGAGGAGGAAGTCGAGGTCGCGGCTCTGCTCCTCGTCCGGGGCGACGGTGGCCACGAACGCGCAGAGCGCGTCGGCCTGCTCGCGGAACCGGGCCACGTTCGGCACGTCGGCGTACGCGTCGTAGGCGGTCCGCCAGTCGTGGAACCGTACGGAGCCCAGGCCCCGGGCCGGCCCCTGCTGGAAGAGGAAGGCGTCGTCGGCCGCGTCGAGCCGGGTGGGCACGGCCGGGTACTCGGCCGGGTTCAGCAGGTGGTTGCGCATGAACTTGAGGATCAGGGCGAGGTTGACGTGGACCGTGCCCTCCAGCTTGGGCAGTCCGCGGATCTCGATGGCCGCCTGCGCGAAGTAGTTGTCCTTCTCGAAGCCCTTGGCGGCGATGACGTCCCACATCAGGTCGATGACCTTCTCGCCCTCCGTGGTCACCTTCATCTTCGTCATCGGGTTGAAGAGGAGGTAGCGGCGGTCGTCCGGGCCGGCGGAGCGGAAGTAGTCGACGGCGCGGTCGCTGAAGAGCTTCATCCCGACCAGGCGGACGTACGCGTCGGCCAGCTCCCGGCGCACGTGCGGGAAGGCGGTGACGGGGCGCCCGTAGAGGACCCGGTTGTGCGCGTGGGTCACGGCCTCGTACATCGCGTGCTCGCAGATGCCGATGGAGGCGGTGCAGAGGTTGAACTTGCCGACGTTGACGGTGTTCAGGGCGGCGTCGAAGGCGGCCTTGCCGGTGTGCAGGACGTCCTCGGCGCGGACCGGGTAGTCGTCGAGGCGGAACTCGCTGACGTACTTGGAGGAGTCGACGACGTTCTTCACCAGGTGGTACGCGGGGTGGCGGCTGTCGGCGGCGAAGAAGACGTAGCCGTCGGGGCCCTCTATGTCGGTGCGGCGGCCGAAGACGGAGACGAGGCCGGCGGCGTTGCCGTTGCCGATGTAGTACTTGGATCCGCTCGCGCGGAAGCCGCCGGCACCGGCTTCGTCGGCGTCCGGCCGCAGCAGCATGTCGGTGGAGTAGATGTCGGCGCCGTGGGTCTTCTCGGACAGGCCGAAGGCGAACACCTCGCCCTCGGCGAGGAGCTGGGCGGCGCGGGCGCGGGCGTCGGCGTTGTCGCTCTGCCAGACCGGGCCGAGGCCGAGGATGGTGACCTGCCAGGCGTACCAGTAGTCGAGGCCGTAGAAGCCGAAGATCTCGTTCAGGGCGGCGATCCGTGCCGTGTCCCAGCGCTGGTCGGACTCCCCCTCGCCGGCCTCGGTGGCCGGGGTCAGGAAGGTCGCGAAGAGGCCCTCCTTCGCGGAGAAGGCGAGGAAGTCGGCGAGCCAGGCGCGGGAGCGGTAGTCCTCGATCAGCCGGCGCTTGCCGCGGCTCTCGAACCAGTCGACGGTGGCGCGCAGCAGCCTGCGGGTCTCGGGGTCGAAGTGCGCCGGGTCGTACGTGTGCGGGTTGAAGAGCAGGGCGTCTGCCATGGAGGTTCACCTTCCGAGGGGTTGACGGAGGGGGGGAGGGGAGAAGGGGCCGGGCGACTGCATGGGGGGGGCGGGGCCGTGCGGCGGGGCCGCGGGCGGTGCGGCTGCCGCGGCGCGACGAGGTTCAGGCGGTGGCGGTCGGCGGGGGCCCGCCGAGCCGGTGGAGGGTGGCGAGGACGTCGTCGAGCCACGCGATCGTCATCCGCTCGAACGCGATGCCGCCGCGCAGCACGACGTGCTGGAGCTCCTGACCGGCGTCGAGCGGTGCGGGGGCGTCCGGCCCGGTGAAGTCGCGCAGTTCACCGGCGAGGTAGCGGGCCAGTCGGTCGCTGTGTGCCCGGTGGTGCCGCTCGACCTCGTGGATCAGTGCGGCCGGGTCGTCGAAGGCCGCGCCGCGGATCTTGACGGCGAGGTCGTGGCGGAGGCTCTCGGGCTCGATCGGCTCGTGCAGCCACTCGGCGAGGGCGGTGCGGCCGGGGCCGGCGACGGAGTACTCCTTCTTGTCCGGCCGGCCCTGCTGCGGGACCGCGCGGACGGCGAGCAGCCCGTTGCCCTCCATGCGTGCCAGAACCCGGTAGATCTGCTGGTGGGTGGCGGTCCAGAAGTAGCCGATGGACCGGTCGAACCGGCGGGCCAGCTCGTAGCCGGAGCCCGGCTTCTCCAGCAGGGAGACGAGGATCGCGTGGTCGAGCGCCATGCCCCGATCTTTCTATGCAACTCGTTGCATAGACAAGCGGCAGGGGTCAGGTGAGACGCGGCTCACCCGGGCGTGGAGGACGCCACCGAACGCCGCCGGATGCCGTCGGATGCCGCCGGCTCATTCGGCGGTGAGCCGCGCGCCCGTCCAGACGAGCGCCGGCGGGATCTCCCGCAGCCAGGTGTTGAAGCTGTGGCCACCGCTGTCGAGAATGATCGACGAGACGTGGGCGGGCGCCTTCACCTTGCGGATGAACTCCTGCGTCTCGCCGTAGTTCGGCTCGCCCCGCAGCGAGGAGGTCACCAGGAACGAGGAGTTCCCCTGCGGCAGGTGGTCCAGGTGCCACAGCAGGTCGGACCGCTTCTCCTCGTCCTTGTTCCCCTTGAACAGGTCGCCCGAGTCCTTGTCGATCTCGGGCCGGTACTCCGCCGACAGGCCCACGCCGACCTCGTACGCCTCCGGGTGCTGCACCGCCATCTTCAGGGCGCAGTAGCCCCCGGTGGAGTCGCCGATGATGCCCCAGCTCCGCGGCGAGGTGCCCACGCGGTACGTGCCGGAGACCGCCTTGACGACGTCAGCGCCGAAGAAGGCCTCGCTCTGCGGGCCCCCGGGCACGTCGATGCACTGGGTGTTGGGCGCGGCGATGGTGGGTCGCATCATCACCAGGATCATCGGTTGCATGCGCTTCTGCTTCGCCAGGCTCCACGCCAGCCTCGGGTAGTGCAGCTTCTTGATGAGGTTCTCGGCCATGCCCGGGTAGCCGGTGAGGACGACGGCGGCCGGGAACCTGCGCTGCCCGTCACTCTTGTCGAAGTACTCCGGCGGCAGGTACACGTAGGCCTCGGCGGCGGCCCGGGACCGCTCGCCGTGGATCGTCACCTTCTCGATCACTCCGCCCACCTGCGGGTTCCGGCCGCCGGGCACCTCCGGGGCCTGTCGGCCCAGCACCTCCACGGCGGCGCCGCCCGGGACGGCCGGGGCGTGCTGCTTCGTACCGGCGAGGTCGGCCCAGGAGTCGTAGAGGAGGAAGGTGCGGTTGGCCGCGGCGCCGACCGAGGCGAGGACCGACAGCTGCACGAGCACGAGCAGCCCGACGCGCCCCAGCACCCGCCGGGCGCCCGGGCGTCCGAGCCGGGGCCACAGCCATACCGTGAGGGCGAACAGCAGCGCCGTGCACAATGCGACGCTCGCCATGAGCGTGCCACTCGTCAGACCCATGAATCAGTGAACCCTCTGCGCCGTCCCCGTCCGGACGCTCGGGCCCGGAGCGCTACCAGTGGGTAGCGCACCCGGCAAGAGGGACGCAGCGGACACCGCGTTCCCTCACGGAGGGGACGGTTTCGGGCAAAGGGGTGGTGCGGTCCGGGCACCCGGGGGCCGGGTGCGGCGCCGGCACCCGGGTGTCGGCCCGGAACGGCGGGATCCAGCACCCGACCTCGGGCGAAGCCAGTGAAGCAGCGTCCTGGGCCGGGAGTCGACCGGACGGGACTACGAAAGGGGCGCAACCGACTCGACTCCCCTTTGTGCAATGCCACCGGTGCGCCGCCGTGGCTGGTGGGCGGCTCGTACGTGGTGGTCCGCCGGATCCGGATGCTCCTCGACCACTGGGACACCCTTCCCCTGGAGCACCGGGAACAGGCCGTCGGACGCCGCGCCGCCGACGGCTCCCCGCTCACCGGCGCCGGCGAACACACCGCCCCCGACCTGGCGGCCAACCGCCCCGACGGCGTCCCGGTGATCGCGCACAACGCACACGTCCGGCTGGCCGCACCCGCCACCAACGGCGGCGCGACCATGCTGCGCCGCGGCTGGTCGTACTACGACGGCCTGCGCCCGGACGGCACGCCGGACGCCGGGATGCTCTTCGTCGCCTGGCAGTCCGACCCCCGCACCGGATTCGTCCCCGTCCAGCAGCGCCTCGCCCGCGGCGACGCACTCGGCCGCTACCTGGTCCACGAGGCGTCGTCGCTGTTCGTGGTCCCCGGCGGCGTCCGCCCGGGCGGCTACGTCGGCCAGGCCCTGCTGGACGAGTAGGCCTACCGGGTGGATCCGGGAACCAGTCGGCCGTCGCGGGCGTTGGTGCGACCATAGGTAGGTGATCAGCCGGTCCCTCCGGCCGGCTGGCCCCGCCGGTAACCGCGCCTTCCGACCGCCTGCGAGGGGAGCCGTTCATGAGCACGGCGAAAGACCTGTTCATCATCGCGATGGACCCGCCGCCGGACCGTTCCGTCGGGCAGGGCGACCTGTCGCTCGCCCTGGCGGGAGCCGAGCTGATCGACCTCCTCGACGCGCAGGCCGCCGCCCTGGACGGCGACCGCATCGTGCCCGGCGGGGAGCAGGAACTGCACGACCCCCTGCTGACCGAGGCCGCATCGGCGCTCACCCGCCAGGTGCCGTACGAGCGGGTCGACGACTGGCTGTGGCGCCGCGGCCGTGATCTGTCCGCGGCGTACCAGGCCGCTCTGGAGGAGGCCGGTGAGCTGACGCGGGGACGGCGCGGCCTGCTGCCCTTCGGAACCGACCGCCTGGAACTGGCCGATACGCCCGCCCGCCGGCGGGCACTGGGCCGCCAGGAGGAGGACGAGCCCGTCCTCGCCGCCCTCGCCTCGGTCGTGGGCATCGGCAGCGGCGACCCCGAGGCCGAACCGCGCCCGGGGGACGAGGCGGTGACGATCGTCCTGGCCGTCGTCAACGACGCGGTGATGGAGCTGGAGGCCGTACGCCAGCGGCGGACCATCGAGAACGCGGCGTTCGCCAACATCTGGCGCGGCCCCTGAGGCTCGCGAGCGTCCGTGACGTGCGTTACGCCCGGTCAGAACCGTGGTGCGGCCGGACTATGCTCGCCGGAGTGCCGTCCGCCCCTGTGTACGAACGGCGGATGTCCTCCTGTTGAGAAGGTTCGGAATAAGCGTGTTGATCGGGCGTCAGGAAGAACGGGCGACCATCGCCACCGCGTTGTCACCGCAGGCGGCCACCGCGTCGCTGCTGCTGCTCGGTGAGCCCGGGGTCGGCAAGACCCTGCTGTTGGACACGACCGTCGACGACGCGCTGACGGCGGGGACCCGGGTGCTGCGCGTCCGCGGCAACGCGGCGGAGACCGAGCTGGCCTTCGCGGGGCTGCACCAGTTGCTGCTGCCCGTGCTGGACCGGGCCGACGACCTGCCGGTCCGTCAGCGCGGAGCCCTGATGGCGGCCTTCGGCCTGGGCGACGACCCGGCCCCGCCCGACCCCATGATGATGAGCCTGGCCGTACTGACCCTGGTCTCGCACGTCGCCTCGGCCGGGCGGGTGCTGCTCGCCGTCGACGACGCCCAGTGGATCGACCGCGGGAGCTGCCAGGTACTGGGGTTCCTCGCCCGACGTCTCGCGGGCGAGCCCATCGGGCTGCTCGTCGCCTCGCGCGGCACGCACCGACCGGAGTGGCTGGACCGGTCGGTCCCGGAGCTGGTGGTGCCCGCGCTGTCGCCGGCCGAGGCCGAGGAGCTGATCGGCGCGCAGCCCGATCCGCCCCTGGGGGCCGCCCGGCGCCGTGTGCTGGAGACCGCCGCGGGCAACCCGCTGGCCCTGGTGGAGCTTTCGCGCGCGGCGGCCCGCGACGGCGCGCTCCGGGCGGACGGGCCGCAGACGGTCGGGCTCCGGACGGCCGGACTGCACGCGGCCGTGCTCCACGCGGCCGGTCACCTCCCGGTCACCGATCTCCTGGAGCGGACCTTCGCCGCCCAGGTGGACGAGCTGCCCGCGGCGACGCGGGCCGCGCTGCTGGTCGCGGCGGCGGCCGAGGGCGTCGGGCCGGCCGGTGTGCTGGCCGCCCTGCCGCCGGGCACGGACATGGACGTCTGGCTGCCTGCGGAGCGTGCGGGGCTCGTCCGGCTGCACAGCGACCGCATCGACTTCCGGCATCCCCTGGTCCGCTCCGCGATCTACGGGGCCGCCCCGTTCGCCGAGCGCCGGCGGACCCACCTGGCGCTGGCGGCCTCGCTCGACGGCGATCCCGACCGGCGGGCCTGGCAGTTGTCGGCCGCTACGGTGGAACCCGACGCGGCGGTGTCCGCCGCGCTGGAGGCCACCGCCATGCGGGCGTTCAGCCGCGGCGCCCTCGCCGAGGCCCTGGCCGGTCTGGAACGGTCGGCGCAGCTGAACACCAACCCTGCCGAGCAGACCCGGCTGCTGACGACGGCGGCGTACGCGGGCATCCTGACCGGCGACATCGACC
Coding sequences within:
- a CDS encoding SDR family oxidoreductase, with protein sequence MTGIAGKVVAITGAGSGIGEATALLLAERGAKVVLGARRTERLRALAARIERAGGQAAWIRTDVTRRGDVDGLVGLARERYGRLDVLVSNAGVGLISPLDELRVDEWEEMIDVNLKGVLYGIAAALPLFREQGCGHFVNIVSTAGLRVVPLQSVYAGTKNAVRTISEGLRQEAGDSLRVTVVSPGAVRTDFTERMGPEARARIDRMMETALSPDAVARAVAFAVEQPDGVDVGDIVVRPTAQA
- a CDS encoding acyl-CoA dehydrogenase family protein; translated protein: MADALLFNPHTYDPAHFDPETRRLLRATVDWFESRGKRRLIEDYRSRAWLADFLAFSAKEGLFATFLTPATEAGEGESDQRWDTARIAALNEIFGFYGLDYWYAWQVTILGLGPVWQSDNADARARAAQLLAEGEVFAFGLSEKTHGADIYSTDMLLRPDADEAGAGGFRASGSKYYIGNGNAAGLVSVFGRRTDIEGPDGYVFFAADSRHPAYHLVKNVVDSSKYVSEFRLDDYPVRAEDVLHTGKAAFDAALNTVNVGKFNLCTASIGICEHAMYEAVTHAHNRVLYGRPVTAFPHVRRELADAYVRLVGMKLFSDRAVDYFRSAGPDDRRYLLFNPMTKMKVTTEGEKVIDLMWDVIAAKGFEKDNYFAQAAIEIRGLPKLEGTVHVNLALILKFMRNHLLNPAEYPAVPTRLDAADDAFLFQQGPARGLGSVRFHDWRTAYDAYADVPNVARFREQADALCAFVATVAPDEEQSRDLDFLLSVGQLFALVVYGQLILEQARLTDLDGSVLDELFSVLVRDFSGHAVELYGKDSATAAQQEWALGAVRRPVVDEERAARVWARVEALSGTYEMAP
- a CDS encoding PadR family transcriptional regulator; amino-acid sequence: MALDHAILVSLLEKPGSGYELARRFDRSIGYFWTATHQQIYRVLARMEGNGLLAVRAVPQQGRPDKKEYSVAGPGRTALAEWLHEPIEPESLRHDLAVKIRGAAFDDPAALIHEVERHHRAHSDRLARYLAGELRDFTGPDAPAPLDAGQELQHVVLRGGIAFERMTIAWLDDVLATLHRLGGPPPTATA
- a CDS encoding alpha/beta hydrolase, whose product is MGLTSGTLMASVALCTALLFALTVWLWPRLGRPGARRVLGRVGLLVLVQLSVLASVGAAANRTFLLYDSWADLAGTKQHAPAVPGGAAVEVLGRQAPEVPGGRNPQVGGVIEKVTIHGERSRAAAEAYVYLPPEYFDKSDGQRRFPAAVVLTGYPGMAENLIKKLHYPRLAWSLAKQKRMQPMILVMMRPTIAAPNTQCIDVPGGPQSEAFFGADVVKAVSGTYRVGTSPRSWGIIGDSTGGYCALKMAVQHPEAYEVGVGLSAEYRPEIDKDSGDLFKGNKDEEKRSDLLWHLDHLPQGNSSFLVTSSLRGEPNYGETQEFIRKVKAPAHVSSIILDSGGHSFNTWLREIPPALVWTGARLTAE
- a CDS encoding Dyp-type peroxidase, with the protein product MCNATGAPPWLVGGSYVVVRRIRMLLDHWDTLPLEHREQAVGRRAADGSPLTGAGEHTAPDLAANRPDGVPVIAHNAHVRLAAPATNGGATMLRRGWSYYDGLRPDGTPDAGMLFVAWQSDPRTGFVPVQQRLARGDALGRYLVHEASSLFVVPGGVRPGGYVGQALLDE
- a CDS encoding GOLPH3/VPS74 family protein, coding for MSTAKDLFIIAMDPPPDRSVGQGDLSLALAGAELIDLLDAQAAALDGDRIVPGGEQELHDPLLTEAASALTRQVPYERVDDWLWRRGRDLSAAYQAALEEAGELTRGRRGLLPFGTDRLELADTPARRRALGRQEEDEPVLAALASVVGIGSGDPEAEPRPGDEAVTIVLAVVNDAVMELEAVRQRRTIENAAFANIWRGP